In Gadus chalcogrammus isolate NIFS_2021 chromosome 1, NIFS_Gcha_1.0, whole genome shotgun sequence, the sequence CAATCTAGTAAAGTATGTAGCCCCATGAACATAAAAGTCGTACATTATATTTGTGACACACTTTCAACActcaaacaaatgtattttctttatcaCAGCTAAATTAAAAGCATTACATCGCGGTTAATGCATACCGACAAGGTTAAAAACTCTTTGTTTAACAGCTCTAATGTTTACCAACTTTATATTATTTTAGTTTAGAGAAAagtgtgtggtagaaattaatgattatattctatggtaaactattattattattaggcctgtatatctaatggtagaaaacatgtaaaACGCCTCTGGATTTTGACCCAGGGCTGGTCACGAGGCCTGGGAGTCTTGGGTCAGAGCAGGGGTTGGGGCGCAACCCCccaggagcaggaagctactgACACAAGGCATGCTGACTCAACTTCCTGGGTCCTAGACTATCTCGTGACCATCTGTTTAGAAGaatttgtgtttgattatgtgtggacacctaaaaaacaagaaactgctgagtactgtgctgctgtgtgtttaAAAAGAGGCTGGAATCTGTTGACGAGGAGTGACTCTGCAGACCCAcccggctgttatcgttgttgttgtacttcacgataaagtcttttgtcaatacttgctccggacccctcttTCTTTTAATCTCTCTcgcttgaattagtctaagtgttttgtATCTCGATTAATCTACTACAAGTGTTAAAGATACAagttattacaattattaactcctgaatattttttttatctctctccAGATTTTTCTGAACTTCAAGAAAAGTCTGTAGCTGCAAGTCAATGATGATACAGCAGCCAAAGTAAAGCCTGTGTGGCCAATTTATTTAGAATGTACAAGACaggataaaacaaaaaaacttaTTTGGCCATGAATGAAAAAGACTTGCACTGACACACAGAAGAAATATCTGCAAAAAATCAATTAGTCATACAAACTGGACCACCATGTTCTTACAAATCCTGTTCCTAATATGTTCAGTTTGTAATACTCATGGTGTTGCTAGTACTGCATCACCATCGTGTGCCAGTGATGAATACAGAGCGGGACAGCTCTGCTGCCTTGCATGTCCTGGTGGTAAGAGTCCATTAACCCAGCTGTTGTCAAGCTGTTGTCCAAAATACTTCTGTATGATTTCTTCAACCAAATCCATTGGAAAACAACATATTTTAACGTTCTTTCCAACAGGATATAGGGTTCATAGGGATTGCACAGCGACAACCAATTCATTGTGCTCAAAGTGCCCCGATGGTACTTTCAAAGAAGGCCTTAGCGGACAGAAGCAGTGCTCTGCCTGTACAAAGTGTGTCACAGGTACATCTATATTATTAAATGGAAACGCCCCCCATGCAACCCCCATATGTTGTGTTGATGAGAATGTTGTGTTGTCCATGTTTATATCAGAGAAGTTGTGTTGTCCATGTTTGTATCAGagaagttgtgttgttcatgtttatatcagaagttgtgttgttcatgtttatatcagaagttgtgttgttcatgtttatatcagtAGTTGTGTTGTTCATAATGATATCAGagaagttgtgttgttcatgtttatatcagagaagttgtgttgttcatgtttatatcagaagttgtgttgttcatgtttatatcagaagttgtgttgttcatgtttatatcagtagttgtgttgttcatgtttatatcagaagttgtgttgttcatgtttatatcagtagttgtgttgttcatgtttatatcagaagttGTGTACTCTCAGGTTGTCTCAGGTTCCTCTGTAACTcttgtgattgacaggtctgAAGGTGAAGAAGAGGTGTACTCCAACATCAGATACTGAGTGTGAGATCCTGGATGGATTCTTCTGTAGTGACTCAGCAGATAAAGACACATTCTCAGAGGCCACATTGTCATGCCAACCCCACACGATGTAAGTGGAGTTAATTATATATTCAATACATACAGTACAACAAGGGAATTGTAAAGGGGTCcgattatgaaaacaacacttttcctgggatttggggcgttgttttgggtctctggtgctcccacacgcatacaaactttgaaaaaagtctgtacatgattttttgagtgagatatgcatttctgagagtaccccgcctacagttaccaaacgagcgagtcactTTCAGCGCCCCCTCCTGCGTAGTGTGGATAATATGAATGCTTAATATCttaagcattcatattattgcattCTATTCTTTCAGTAGGCTaatctgctgttggccttgatggggtggtattttaaccctttttaaccccattttcctgcaacattcctgcgtctccccctcctacagagcccatttcagccccgtgtcagtggacagtaaCCATCCTACGAATGTTGTTAGTGCAGTGCACGCGTGTTAATGTTAAGGGGAGTTTCGgtaaacgctccaaagaaatgtacgatggttcgcaagatccatcgtgagaatgatcatacgagcgtggatccgtcgttatcgggaaacgaagCCCTGGACAATATATAATTTACTGGTGTGGCTTTTTTTTGTCTGTTCTTAAAATATATAccatatttattaatacaaatgTCAGAATAGATATTGTGAAAGTGCCGTTAATGCTTCACAATATTTACAGTGGTAGGCATAAGTTTAGGCACCCAtgctaaagttgactaaaaagaggaataaaaaaTCTTCTTTTGGAAATTGATCTTAATGCCTCAATTAAACAAATGAGGAAAAATCCAACCTTTAGGGACACCAATTTGCTTTGTATGATTTTGAATATTGTATCGTAAATAAGTAAATATTCACCATTAAAATACAGGGGTCATAAGTATGGACACCCCTATGTTAATTCCCATATTAAAGATTGAAAGCCAGTAATTTCATGGATCCAGGATACTATATATCCTGATTAAGTTCCCTtagcctttggaattaaaatagccCAACATCATCACATGCCCTTCATCATACCGAGAGATTGTCATGGTTTTATTTCAGTTAGCCTATTAGCTGGTTTGATTTGCATTGAGAAATCATTAGGCTAACTAACAGCTGTTAGGCTAACTGAAAAGAACCATGCCAATCTCCAGGTATGGTGAAGGGTATGTGGTGATGTGGggctattttaattccaaaggctaCGGGAACTTAATTGGGATGTATTGTTTCCTGGATCCATGAAATAAttggcttttaaaaaaaaaatctgcctaCCTCTATGGGAATTTAACATATGGGTGTCTATACTTATGCACCCTGTATTTTAATggacatttaaaaaagatttatttattcacgatacattattcattcacaaagcaaaTTGGTGTCCTTATAGGTCGGACttttttgtttaattaaggCATTAAGATCAATTTCCAAAAGATTGAGTTGACTTTTTAGTTAATTTTAGCATTTGTGCAAAAACTTATGCCTACCACTGTTTAATTTACTATGTAGTAATTTTCTCCAAAGCGGtgtacagtgaattcagacacAGGGAGGTACAGGTCAttaggaacaggtaggggtcaggcatCTAGCTCAAGAACCTTCCTGAAGGCCTACAGGAAggttgtggacattggggatcgaacccagtaccttttaaACCTGGAGTCCAACACCCAGTCTACTACTCTTAGAACTAAACGTGGTTTTGTCCTTCTGGTTTCAGATGTGATTCTGTGGGAGGGGTGCAGATACAACCAGGAACTGATTCAACTGATTCTACATGTATTACATATGGGGCAATTGCGTTCATAATAATAGGATGCATATGTTTCATCATTTCGTTAGTCCTGGGAGGTAAGCGTTACATTCAACTCTTTATGTATCATGTTACATTCAACtcttaacatgtatcatggttacattaAGCTTACATTTATCATATTACATTAAACTCTGACAAGTATCATGGTTACATTCAACGTAACACGTATCATGGTTACATTCAACTAACATATGTATCATGCTTACATTAAACTAGCATGTATCATgcttacattaaactaacatgtatcatgcttacattaaactaacatgtttCAGGATTATGCTGAATGATGGTGACCTCTGTCCTAACATGTGTTGTTTATCACTTCATAGCATTGTTTTATAGATGGCGGAAAATGGAAAGGGATTTAACTGGTAAGTTCTTATTCTACATGTTTCACTTTGTAAATGAGTAACTGATCATTTATTAATATCCAGTCATTTGCAAGGGTTACGGACTCACACCAAGTCAAATGATATCACTGtgattcaaaacatttcatcTAATTGTAGCAGAGAGTCAGAGCCTACCTAGCAGAGGGACCAGAGTGGCAGACCTACTGAACAACAGCATCTAGATATTAGATTACAGAATTGAGCTATCAATTCTAAGACACAATAAGACACTACTCTCATAGCTGGGGCGATGTGGCCAGCATAACGTCAGCTCAGTGGCGTTTATAGCGTAGCTCACTGAGTCGTCATGACAACACAGAGCAGGGACAAAGGGTAGAAAGACTTCTGTCCTTGTTTGACCACGATAATGGCAGCCGTCTCCCTACACGTATTCAGTCTGTCAAGATGTTCTTCTGTGTAGAGGCTAATTCAGAGTGGAAACCAGGAACTGGTTCAACTGATTCTACATGATTAGAATATATGGAGCAGTTCATAATGATAGGATGGATACGTTTTATAATATCAATCATAGTCTTGGGAGGTAAGGGTTACATTGAActctaacatgtatcatggttagatttaaataaatgaatcatgGTTGGATtcaactaacatgtatcatggttacattatatatgtataatgttacattaaactatcatgtatcatgttacattaaactaacatgtatcagggTTATGCTGAATGATGTGACTTCTGTCCTGACATGTTGATGTGTTGTTTCTCTCTACAGAATGGGAAAAACTAATAGATGAGATGGTAAGTGTTATTACTGGTTTGATACAGAACACAATAATATGTGTGAACCTAGCTGGCAGTGGAGGAGTTATTAGATGATGACCAGAGGCGGATTAACACCCAGGCTATCCTCGGCTGAGCCTAGGGGCCCAGGTGTGCAAGGGGCCCTGGATGGGCCAGACTATTTTCAATTtgacttaaaataaaaaaagacttgACTCCTATTGGCCCATAACAAGAACCATTTAAAAGTGAAGCAGCTGATTGGGTAGATGTGTGGGCCATGTCATGTGACCAGGTTCATAAAGTCAGTTTTGTTGTAAAGGAATACGTCACGTCTGCTGGACAGCAAAGAGGCAGAATGTCTGAAAAGCGAAAAGCACAAGTGTTTCCATTTGTCGATATAGCACTCTGACTATTTATGACTTTGCCTGTGACCAATGCCAGCTGGGAGCGCTCTTCTTCAAAATGGGCGGTAGTTAAAGATAGACCAAGTCCACGATGGGCCAAAACAGACTGAATCACCCGACTCTGATCTGTCCGTTGATAGCGATATTCTGCGCAAATTGGATTTTACCAGCCTCATTAAGGAGAtctgtcggtcggtcggtcaACAGAAGGGAGGCCATGTAATATTCCTAGCACCCTTTTATACATGGCAAAAAATGTATTACTTTTTTACTGCGTGATTTGTAAGGGGGCCTCACAAAATAGTAGCCTAGGGGCCAATGACCACCTTAATCCACCACTGATGATGACCTTGCAATGAACCCAATGTTCCTATttgattcacttttttttttaattgaaaaaggaaacacGGGAACAGAGGTCAGAGTGTTACGGTAAGTTCTTATTCCACATGCTTCACTTTGTTAATGAGTAACAGATCATTTATTAACATCCAGTGATTTGCAAGGGTTACTGACTCACACCAAGACCTATATATTGTGCAGTTCATAATAATAGGATGCATACGTTTCATAATATCAACCATAGTCCTGGGAGGTAAGCATTACATTAAGCTTATTCAACTCATtcaactaacatgtatcatggttacattaAACGAACATGTagcatggttataaccatgatgttagtttaatctatagattaaactaacatcatggttataaccatgatgttagtttaatctatagatttaaataacttgcatcatggttataaccatgatgttagtttaatctatagattaaactaacatcatggttataaccatgatgttagtttaatctatagattttaataacatgtatcatggttataacaatgatgttagtttaatctatagattttaataacatgtatcatggttataaccatgatgttagtttaatctatagatttatataacatgtatcatggttataacctgACCCAAAACAGACGGGAATGGAGATCCTTTGTTGCTGCCCTACATGCCAGTAGGCATAAAGGGCAGTCAGTAAGAACCATGGTGACATTAGACTAACTAATGATAGTGACTGCTGTCCTGACATGTTactgtattgtttatctctatATAGCATTGTGGGAACAACTTGATAAGGTAAGAGTTATTACTGGTTTGATACAGAACACAATAATATGTGTGACCCTAGCTGGCAGTGGTGGAGTTATTAGATGATGACCTTGTAATGAAcccaatgttgatattttatttacatttttattttatagaagaagaaaacacagaaacaggAGAGGAAGTTTGATGGTAAGTTCTTATTCCACATGTTTCACTTTCTAAATGAGTAACAGATAACTTAGATAGAATATATTGAGCACTTCGTAATAATAGGATCCATATCTTTCATAATATCAATCATAGTCCTGGGAGGTACGGGTTAGATAAACTCtgacatgtatcatggttacttTAAACTctaacatgtatcatgataACATTAAACTACTCACATGTATCAtgatacattaaactaacatgtatcatggttaattaaactaacatgtatcatgatacattaaactaacatgtatcatggttaattaaactaacatgtatcatggtacattaaactaacatgtatcgaGGTTAACATGCATCAGGGTTATGCTGAATGATATTGACTGCTCTCCTGACATGTTactgtattgtttatctctatATAGAATTGGTTGATCGATATAATAAGGTAAGTGTTATTACTGTTTTGATACAGAACACAATGATATGTGTGAAGGTTCAAGGAGTTTAATTGTCATTGCAGTACACAACGAAAAAAGTGAAAAGTGCATACTAatggtagacacacacacatcaccctgTCCATATTGTGCCCATCAGGtccagtctgttgtgtgtgtggaggggcggggcgggggggttgtgggggttgGAAGCTACTGCTCCTGGAGGAGAGTTGTCCTTAGTGCTTTgttagggggttggggggtgatggaggctACAGCTCTTGGGGAAAAGCTGTTCCTCAGTCTTGTGGTGCGGGCCCGCAGTGTGCGGTACCTCTTCCCTGATGGGAGGGGGACAAACAAGGTGTCTCCAGGGTGGGTTTTATCAGTGCTGATTGACCTTGCCTTCCTCTTCAGGCGGTCAGCACACACAGAGTCCAGGTCTGGGAGCTCAGCTCCTATGATCTTTATTGCTGACCTAACCACCCTGGCCAAGTCCCTCCTGCTCTCCGCTGTGCAGCCTGCATACCACACCCTGCAGCCCTGGCAGAGGATGCTCTCAATTGTGCTTCTATCAAAGTGAATGAGCAGGTGTGTGGATAAACCAGCCTGTTGGAGCTTCAGTAGAAAGAAGAGCCTCTTCTGGGCC encodes:
- the LOC130385951 gene encoding tumor necrosis factor receptor superfamily member 23-like isoform X4, with protein sequence MFLQILFLICSVCNTHGVASTASPSCASDEYRAGQLCCLACPGGYRVHRDCTATTNSLCSKCPDGTFKEGLSGQKQCSACTKCVTGLKVKKRCTPTSDTECEILDGFFCSDSADKDTFSEATLSCQPHTICDSVGGVQIQPGTDSTDSTCITYGAIAFIIIGCICFIISLVLGALFYRWRKMERDLTEWKQQIDEMETPDQVNACYALWRRLDKKKKTQEQERRLNGKFLFHMFHFLNE
- the LOC130385951 gene encoding tumor necrosis factor receptor superfamily member 5-like isoform X2, whose translation is MFLQILFLICSVCNTYGVASTASPSCTSDEYRAGQFCCLACPGGYRVHRDCTATTNSLCSKCPDGTFKEGLSGQKQCSACTKCVTGLKVKKRCTPTSDTECEILDGFFCSDSADKDTFSEATLSCQPHTICDSVGGVQIQPGTDSTDSTCITYGAIAFIIIGCICFIISLVLGALFYRWRKMERDLTEWKQQIDEMETPDQVNACYALWRRLDKKKKTQKQKRKFVELIQRYNEKRESLEMDWALTEFEKQIDDLETTDKVDECLGKFLFHMLHFVNEYQIIY
- the LOC130385951 gene encoding tumor necrosis factor receptor superfamily member 5-like isoform X1, encoding MFLQILFLICSVCNTHGVASTASPSCASDEYRAGQLCCLACPGGYRVHRDCTATTNSLCSKCPDGTFKEGLSGQKQCSACTKCVTGLKVKKRCTPTSDTECEILDGFFCSDSADKDTFSEATLSCQPHTICDSVGGVQIQPGTDSTDSTCITYGAIAFIIIGCICFIISLVLGALFYRWRKMERDLTEWKQQIDEMETPDQVNACYALWRRLDKKKKTQKQKRKFVELIQRYNEKRESLEMDWALTEFEKQIDDLETTDKVDECLGKFLFHMLHFVNEYQIIY
- the LOC130385951 gene encoding tumor necrosis factor receptor superfamily member 23-like isoform X3; protein product: MFLQILFLICSVCNTHGVASTASPSCASDEYRAGQLCCLACPGGYRVHRDCTATTNSLCSKCPDGTFKEGLSGQKQCSACTKCVTGLKVKKRCTPTSDTECEILDGFFCSDSADKDTFSEATLSCQPHTICDSVGGVQIQPGTDSTDSTCITYGAIAFIIIGCICFIISLVLGALFYRWRKMERDLTEWEKLIDEMETREQRSECYALWEQLDKKKKTQKQERKFDELIDQLLKVSVITGLIQNTIICV